A window of the Eubalaena glacialis isolate mEubGla1 chromosome 9, mEubGla1.1.hap2.+ XY, whole genome shotgun sequence genome harbors these coding sequences:
- the LOC133097204 gene encoding interferon omega-1-like, protein MALLRKNVIREPTPKVPPDDCLSQASSSLICPMAFVLSLLTALVMFSYGPGGSLGCNLSQNHVRISRKNFMLLGQMRRISPSFCLKDRKDFGFPQDMVDGSQLPKAQATSVLHEMLQQIFHLFHTERSSAAWDTSLLDKLHTGLHQQLEDLDACLVQAMGEEESALGVTGPTLAVKRYFQGIHLYLKEKKYSDCAWEIVRVEIMRSLSSSTNLQERIRIMDRDLGSP, encoded by the coding sequence ATGGCCTTGCTTAGAAAGAATGTCATCAGAGAACCTACCCCCAAGGTTCCTCCAGACGACTGTCTCAGCCAGGCCAGCAGCAGCCTCATTTGCCCCATGGCCTTCGTGCTCTCTCTACTGACCGCCCTGGTGATGTTCAGCTACGGCCCTGGTGGATCTCTGGGCTGCAACCTGTCTCAGAACCATGTGCGGATTAGCAGGAAGAACTTCATGCTTCTGGGCCAAATGAGGAGAATCTCCCCTAGCTTCTGTCTGAAGGATAGAAAAGACTTCGGTTTCCCCCAGGACATGGTGGATGGCAGCCAGCTCCCGAAGGCCCAGGCCACCTCTGTCCTCCACGAGATGCTCCAGCAGATCTTCCACCTCTTCCACACAGAGCGCTCCTCTGCCGCCTGGGACACCTCCCTCCTGGACAAACTCCACACTGGACTCCATCAGCAGCTGGAGGACCTGGACGCCTGCTTGGTGCAGGCGATGGGAGAGGAAGAATCTGCCCTGGGAGTGACGGGCCCTACACTGGCCGTGAAGAGGTACTTCCAGGGAATCCATCTCTacctgaaagagaagaaatacagtGACTGTGCCTGGGAAATTGTCAGAGTGGAAATCATGAGATCCTTGTCTTCATCAACCAACTTGCAAGAAAGGATAAGAATTATGGATAGAGACCTGGGGTCACCTTGA